One segment of Anopheles stephensi strain Indian chromosome 3, UCI_ANSTEP_V1.0, whole genome shotgun sequence DNA contains the following:
- the LOC118513624 gene encoding dual specificity protein phosphatase 3 isoform X1, which translates to MAKTIKKYLTHYRNNDKMAEQTTGRQLQRILHYSVTPCRPMLGLRRSECALYDVDCDEVYPRLYIGDANSAKNKQYLRLIGVTHVLNTAEGTRFGQVDTGHSYYRDMSGIRCTFRYMGFPMIDQPTTDISRYFYIASKFIENGINSGGKVLVHCMMGMSRSATCVLAYLMIARKMTAAEAIRTVRMHRDIRPNEGFLQQLADLDNELKRDRLYY; encoded by the exons ATGGCTAAAACCATCAAGAAG TATCTGACACACTACCGTAATAACGACAAAATGGCGGAACAAACGACTGGGCGGCAGCTGCAGCGGATCCTTCACTACTCGGTCACACCGTGCCGGCCCATGCTGGGCCTTCGCCGTTCCGAATGTGCATTATATGACGTTGACTGTGATGAAGTTTACCCCCGGCTGTACATTGGCGATGC TAACTCAGCGAAGaacaaacagtatttacgGTTGATCGGTGTCACACACGTGCTAAACACGGCGGAAGGTACTCGCTTCGGGCAGGTTGACACGGGGCACAGCTACTACCGGGATATGTCCGGCATTAG GTGTACTTTTAGGTATATGGGCTTCCCGATGATTGACCAGCCGACGACGGACATCAGCCGGTACTTCTACATCGCCTCCAAGTTCATCGAGAATGGCATCAACAGTGGAG GTAAGGTGCTGGTCCACTGCATGATGGGCATGTCCCGATCGGCAACCTGCGTTCTAGCGTACCTAATGATTGCCCGCAAAATGACCGCGGCCGAAGCGATCCGTACCGTGCGGATGCATCGGGACATACGTCCGAACGAGGGCTTCCTGCAGCAGCTGGCCGATCTGGACAATGAGCTGAAACGGGACCGGTTGTACTATTGA
- the LOC118513622 gene encoding probable trehalose-phosphate phosphatase J isoform X1 — MARGTPLAALSCLIFLNCLKPLISWPANDKDAPDMSQPDYDQYLGDYLKPGDTLALLLDYDGTLAELTSHPNLTQMSDEMRESLRNIANSGKAFVAVISGRDVDGVKEKIGIDSMIYSGNHGLEVLYPNGTRHNQGIPKDVADNFDKMIDHLNREVVHHGSWVENKRVSITFHFREAEQKYVPEMAARAKEIIESYGYRANPAHASVEGKPPIQWNKGLAAEYILGSSFDPNWRTRKVLFAGDDTTDEDVMKMIKGTGRSFRVTKDKDLVTNADYKIPSVDAVYHLLKWIESRVA, encoded by the exons ATGGCTCGTGGTACGCCGTTGGCAGCGCTTTCTTGTCTAATATTCCTTAACTGTTTGAAGCCATTGATAAGCTGGCCGGCGAACGACAAAGACGCTCCCGACATGTCGCAGCCCGACTACGATCAGTATCTTGGCGA CTATCTGAAGCCTGGTGATACATTGGCCCTTCTGCTTGACTACGATGGAACGCTGGCCGAGTTAACGTCCCACCCGAATCTCACGCAGATGAGCGATGAGATGCGGGAAAGTTTGCGCAACATCGCAAACAGTGGCAAAGCGTTTGTTGCGGTCATCTCCGGACGGGATGTGGATGGGGTGAAGGAAAAGATCGGAATCGACAGCATGATCTACTCGGGCAATCATGGGCTGGAGGTGCTGTATCCGAACGGTACCCGGCACAACCAGGGTATACCGAAGGATGTGGCGGACAACTTCGACAAGATGATTGACCATCTGAATCGGGAG GTCGTTCATCATGGTTCGTGGGTTGAGAATAAGCGCGTATCGATAACATTTCACTTCCGTGAAGCCGAACAGAAGTACGTACCGGAGATGGCTGCACGTGCTAAAGAGATCATAGAATCGTACGGGTACCGGGCGAATCCGGCCCATGCCTCGGTTGAGGGCAAACCTCCGATCCAATGGAATAAGGGTCTGGCGGCGGAATATATTCTCGGAAGCAGCTTCGACCCTAACTGGCGCACCCGGAAGGTGCTGTTTGCCGGGGACGATACCACCGACGAGGACGTGATGAAGATGATCAAGGGCACCGGAAGGTCGTTCCGGGTAACGAAAGATAAGGACCTGGTGACGAATGCGGACTATAAAATACCTTCGGTGGATGCGGTTTATCACCTGCTAAAGTGGATCGAATCGAGAGTTGCTTAG
- the LOC118513623 gene encoding protein YIPF6 encodes MSSPETRLELYEDGAESPSELMTGDMTVSSAPRNTTDPTAPNFNTLDEPIRDTIMRDVKAVGVKFYHVLIPKEKNTLLKEWDLWGPLLLCTFMATILQGSSDDMQDGGPEFAQVFVIVWIGAMIVTLNSKLLGGKISFFQSVCVLGYCLTPCALALIGCRIILLGEQTAFLFFLRFLVASAGFGWATYASIIFLGDSQPPNRKALAVYPIFLFYFIISWLVVSHSNV; translated from the exons ATGTCGTCGCCAGAAACCAGGCTAGAG CTGTACGAAGATGGTGCGGAATCGCCTTCCGAGCTAATGACGGGCGATATGACCGTTTCGAGCGCACCGCGGAATACGACCGACCCTACAGCACCCAACTTTAACACACTGGATGAACCCATTCGAGATACAATC ATGCGTGACGTAAAGGCTGTCGGTGTCAAATTCTACCACGTCCTCATACCGAAGGAAAAGAACACACTGCTGAAGGAATGGGACCTGTGGGGACCGCTGTTACTGTGCACGTTTATGGCCACCATCCTGCAGGGCTCGTCCGACGACATGCAAGACGGTGGGCCGGAGTTCGCACAGGTGTTTGTGATCGTGTGGATCGGTGCCATGATTGTGACGCTGAATTCCAAGCTGCTCGGAGGGAAGAT ATCCTTTTTTCAGTCGGTCTGCGTACTTGGCTACTGTCTCACTCCGTGCGCTCTAGCACTGATAGGTTGTCGGATAATTCTGCTAGGAGAGCAAACggcatttcttttcttcttacGATTCCTAGTAGCATCCGCCGGATTCGGATGGGCAACGTACG CCTCGATAATATTCCTCGGTGACAGTCAACCACCGAACCGGAAAGCTCTTGCCGTGTATCCTATATTCCTTTTCTACTTCATCATCTCGTGGCTCGTCGTTTCGCACAGCAATGTGTAA
- the LOC118513624 gene encoding dual specificity protein phosphatase 3 isoform X2, with protein sequence MSWRYAYLTHYRNNDKMAEQTTGRQLQRILHYSVTPCRPMLGLRRSECALYDVDCDEVYPRLYIGDANSAKNKQYLRLIGVTHVLNTAEGTRFGQVDTGHSYYRDMSGIRCTFRYMGFPMIDQPTTDISRYFYIASKFIENGINSGGKVLVHCMMGMSRSATCVLAYLMIARKMTAAEAIRTVRMHRDIRPNEGFLQQLADLDNELKRDRLYY encoded by the exons ATGTCCTGGAGATACGCG TATCTGACACACTACCGTAATAACGACAAAATGGCGGAACAAACGACTGGGCGGCAGCTGCAGCGGATCCTTCACTACTCGGTCACACCGTGCCGGCCCATGCTGGGCCTTCGCCGTTCCGAATGTGCATTATATGACGTTGACTGTGATGAAGTTTACCCCCGGCTGTACATTGGCGATGC TAACTCAGCGAAGaacaaacagtatttacgGTTGATCGGTGTCACACACGTGCTAAACACGGCGGAAGGTACTCGCTTCGGGCAGGTTGACACGGGGCACAGCTACTACCGGGATATGTCCGGCATTAG GTGTACTTTTAGGTATATGGGCTTCCCGATGATTGACCAGCCGACGACGGACATCAGCCGGTACTTCTACATCGCCTCCAAGTTCATCGAGAATGGCATCAACAGTGGAG GTAAGGTGCTGGTCCACTGCATGATGGGCATGTCCCGATCGGCAACCTGCGTTCTAGCGTACCTAATGATTGCCCGCAAAATGACCGCGGCCGAAGCGATCCGTACCGTGCGGATGCATCGGGACATACGTCCGAACGAGGGCTTCCTGCAGCAGCTGGCCGATCTGGACAATGAGCTGAAACGGGACCGGTTGTACTATTGA
- the LOC118513622 gene encoding probable trehalose-phosphate phosphatase J isoform X2, with the protein MSQPDYDQYLGDYLKPGDTLALLLDYDGTLAELTSHPNLTQMSDEMRESLRNIANSGKAFVAVISGRDVDGVKEKIGIDSMIYSGNHGLEVLYPNGTRHNQGIPKDVADNFDKMIDHLNREVVHHGSWVENKRVSITFHFREAEQKYVPEMAARAKEIIESYGYRANPAHASVEGKPPIQWNKGLAAEYILGSSFDPNWRTRKVLFAGDDTTDEDVMKMIKGTGRSFRVTKDKDLVTNADYKIPSVDAVYHLLKWIESRVA; encoded by the exons ATGTCGCAGCCCGACTACGATCAGTATCTTGGCGA CTATCTGAAGCCTGGTGATACATTGGCCCTTCTGCTTGACTACGATGGAACGCTGGCCGAGTTAACGTCCCACCCGAATCTCACGCAGATGAGCGATGAGATGCGGGAAAGTTTGCGCAACATCGCAAACAGTGGCAAAGCGTTTGTTGCGGTCATCTCCGGACGGGATGTGGATGGGGTGAAGGAAAAGATCGGAATCGACAGCATGATCTACTCGGGCAATCATGGGCTGGAGGTGCTGTATCCGAACGGTACCCGGCACAACCAGGGTATACCGAAGGATGTGGCGGACAACTTCGACAAGATGATTGACCATCTGAATCGGGAG GTCGTTCATCATGGTTCGTGGGTTGAGAATAAGCGCGTATCGATAACATTTCACTTCCGTGAAGCCGAACAGAAGTACGTACCGGAGATGGCTGCACGTGCTAAAGAGATCATAGAATCGTACGGGTACCGGGCGAATCCGGCCCATGCCTCGGTTGAGGGCAAACCTCCGATCCAATGGAATAAGGGTCTGGCGGCGGAATATATTCTCGGAAGCAGCTTCGACCCTAACTGGCGCACCCGGAAGGTGCTGTTTGCCGGGGACGATACCACCGACGAGGACGTGATGAAGATGATCAAGGGCACCGGAAGGTCGTTCCGGGTAACGAAAGATAAGGACCTGGTGACGAATGCGGACTATAAAATACCTTCGGTGGATGCGGTTTATCACCTGCTAAAGTGGATCGAATCGAGAGTTGCTTAG
- the LOC118513621 gene encoding alpha,alpha-trehalose-phosphate synthase [UDP-forming]: MSASCEITITGPQEAQTKSSLIVVSNRLPFVLKRDPKTDKLSRHASAGGLVTAVAPVVIKGKGLWVGWSGITLNDENEPIPESDPTDHTPTAGLLSEQVVSVNVEPKLFDSYYNGCCNGTFWPLFHSMPGRATFCADHWKSYYEVNKEFAARTIEALEKAVHNNTHPGVPLIWIHDYHLMLAANWVREAADEKNLPYQIAFFLHIPFPPWDIFRLYPWSDEILQGMLACDMIGFHIRDYCLNFVDCCQRNLGCRVDRKNLLVEHGGRSVRVRPLPIGIPFDRFVELAHSARKVINTNQKIILGVDRLDYTKGLVNRLKAFEVLLEKHPEHRENVSLLQISVPSRTDVKEYQELKEEMDQLVGRINGRFTTANWSPIRYIYGCVGQEELAAFYREASVCLVTPLRDGMNLVAKEFVACQINEPPGVLIVSPFAGAGETMHEALLCNPYELDAAAEVIHRALTMPEDERTLRMSRMRRREMQHDVNSWMRQFLKAMGSLEEDDIGTTTMQPVTVDDFDDYLLNYIGYNHKLALLLDYDGTLAPIAPHPDLATLPPETKNVLQRLSNHSDVYIAIISGRNVENVKQMVGIEGITYAGNHGLEILHPDGSKFVHPMPIEYEDKVSGLLKSLQDSVCGDGAWVENKGPLLTYHYRETPAELRPAMVEKARQLIIKFGFRAAEAHCAIEAKPPVQWNKGRASIYILRTAFGVDWSERIKIIYAGDDMTDEDAMMALKGMAATFRVTNSQIIKTSAERRLPSTDSVLTMLKWVERHFMRRKPRANSLTYRGKKKDSVKMQMAFDLVPNASAANSAASSSDERD; the protein is encoded by the exons ATGTCGGCAAGCTGCGAAATTACCATCACCGGACCGCAGGAGGCACAGACCAAGAGCAGCCTGATTGTGGTATCCAACCGGTTACCGTTCGTGCTGAAGCGAGACCCCAAGACGGACAAGCTGAGCCGTCATGCGAG TGCTGGCGGATTAGTCACAGCGGTTGCGCCGGTCGTGATCAAGGGCAAGGGACTGTGGGTCGGTTGGTCCGGCATCACGCTGAACGATGAGAACGAACCGATCCCGGAGTCGGACCCGACCGATCACACACCAACTGCCGGGCTGCTTTCGGAGCAGGTCGTCTCGGTGAACGTCGAACCGAAGCTGTTCGATAGCTACTACAATGGATGCTGCAACGGAACGTTCTGGCCACTGTTCCACTCGATGCCGGGTCGGGCGACGTTCTGTGCCGATCACTGGAAATCGTACTACGAGGTTAACAAGGAGTTTGCTGCCCGTACGATCGAAGCCTTGGAGAAAGCGGTCCACAACAACACGCACCCTGGTGTGCCCCTGATCTGGATCCATGATTACCATCTGATGCTGGCGGCTAACTGGGTCCGTGAAGCGGCCGACGAAAAGAACCTTCCGTACCAGATAGCATTCTTCCTGCACATCCCATTCCCACCGTGGGACATCTTCCGGCTGTATCCGTGGTCGGATGAAATTCTACAGGGTATGCTGGCCTGTGACATGATCGGGTTTCACATTCGCGACTACTGTCTCAACTTTGTCGACTGCTGTCAGCGCAATCTTGGCTGTCGTGTCGATCGGAAGAACTTGCTGGTAGAGCATGGTGGACGTTCGGTACGTGTGCGTCCACTTCCGATCGGCATTCCGTTCGATCGGTTCGTGGAGTTGGCACACTCGGCACGGAAGGTGATCAACACCAATCAGAAGATCATTCTCGGTGTCGATCGTCTGGATTACACCAAGGGTTTGGTAAATCGACTCAAGGCATTCGAGGTCCTGCTAGAGAAGCATCCGGAACATCGGGAGAACGTTAGTCTGCTTCAGATTTCCGTTCCATCGCGTACAGACGTGAAAGAGTACCAGGAACTGAAGGAGGAGATGGATCAACTCGTTGGACGGATAAATGGACGCTTCACAACCGCCAACTGGTCCCCGATTCGTTACATCTACGGGTGTGTCGGGCAGGAGGAACTCGCCGCCTTCTACCGTGAAGCCTCCGTGTGTCTAGTCACGCCACTGCGCGATGGTATGAATCTGGTGGCGAAGGAGTTCGTCGCCTGTCAGATCAATGAACCTCCGGGTGTGCTGATCGTGTCTCCATTCGCCGGTGCCGGTGAAACTATGCACGAAGCGCTACTGTGCAATCCGTACGAGCTGGATGCAGCAGCCGAGGTGATACATCGAGCCCTTACGATGCCGGAAGATGAGCGTACGCTGCGTATGTCGCGTATGCGACGCCGTGAGATGCAACACGACGTAAATAGCTGGATGAGACAGTTCCTGAAGGCGATGGGATCGCTGGAAGAGGACGATATCGGTACGACCACGATGCAACCCGTCACTGTGGACGACTTCGATGACTATCTGCTAAA TTACATCGGATACAACCATAAGCTCGCACTTCTACTCGACTACGACGGTACACTCGCCCCGATTGCTCCCCATCCCGACCTGGCCACGCTGCCTCCGGAGACGAAAAATGTACTACAACGGTTGTCAAATCATTCGGATGTGTATATCGCCATCATCTCCGGCCGTAATGTGGAGAACGTGAAACAGATGGTTGGTATCGAAGGCATTACGTACGCGGGTAATCATGGACTGGAGATTCTGCACCCGGATGGTAGTAAATTCGTGCATCCGATGCCCATTGAGTACGAGGATAAAGTCAGCGGACTGTTGAAGTCGCTTCAAGATTCG GTTTGCGGTGATGGCGCCTGGGTAGAAAACAAGGGACCGCTCCTGACGTATCACTATCGTGAAACGCCTGCCGAGCTCCGTCCCGCCATGGTGGAAAAGGCCCGGCAActcatcatcaagttcggATTCCGTGCAGCGGAAGCACACTGTGCGATCGAGGCAAAGCCGCCGGTACAGTGGAACAAGGGTCGCGCCTCGATATACATCCTCCGGACGGCGTTCGGGGTGGATTGGAGTGAGCGAATCAAGATCATCTACGCCGGTGACGATATGACGGATGAAGACGCCATGATG GCTCTCAAAGGTATGGCGGCAACGTTCCGTGTTACAAACTCGCAAATCATCAAAACGTCCGCCGAGCGACGTCTGCCGTCGACCGATTCCGTGCTGACCATGCTGAAGTGGGTCGAGCGACACTTTATGCGTCGTAAGCCCCGTGCCAACAGTCTTACGTATCGGGGCAAGAAGAAGGATAGCGTCAAGATGCAGATGGCGTTCGATTTGGTGCCGAATGCGAGTGCGGCCAACAGTGCCGCCAGCAGTTCGGACGAGCGTGATTAA
- the LOC118513624 gene encoding dual specificity protein phosphatase 3 isoform X4, producing MSWRYAYLTHYRNNDKMAEQTTGRQLQRILHYSVTPCRPMLGLRRSECALYDVDCDEVYPRLYIGDANSAKNKQYLRLIGVTHVLNTAEGTRFGQVDTGHSYYRDMSGIRYMGFPMIDQPTTDISRYFYIASKFIENGINSGGKVLVHCMMGMSRSATCVLAYLMIARKMTAAEAIRTVRMHRDIRPNEGFLQQLADLDNELKRDRLYY from the exons ATGTCCTGGAGATACGCG TATCTGACACACTACCGTAATAACGACAAAATGGCGGAACAAACGACTGGGCGGCAGCTGCAGCGGATCCTTCACTACTCGGTCACACCGTGCCGGCCCATGCTGGGCCTTCGCCGTTCCGAATGTGCATTATATGACGTTGACTGTGATGAAGTTTACCCCCGGCTGTACATTGGCGATGC TAACTCAGCGAAGaacaaacagtatttacgGTTGATCGGTGTCACACACGTGCTAAACACGGCGGAAGGTACTCGCTTCGGGCAGGTTGACACGGGGCACAGCTACTACCGGGATATGTCCGGCATTAG GTATATGGGCTTCCCGATGATTGACCAGCCGACGACGGACATCAGCCGGTACTTCTACATCGCCTCCAAGTTCATCGAGAATGGCATCAACAGTGGAG GTAAGGTGCTGGTCCACTGCATGATGGGCATGTCCCGATCGGCAACCTGCGTTCTAGCGTACCTAATGATTGCCCGCAAAATGACCGCGGCCGAAGCGATCCGTACCGTGCGGATGCATCGGGACATACGTCCGAACGAGGGCTTCCTGCAGCAGCTGGCCGATCTGGACAATGAGCTGAAACGGGACCGGTTGTACTATTGA
- the LOC118513624 gene encoding dual specificity protein phosphatase 3 isoform X5, with the protein MAEQTTGRQLQRILHYSVTPCRPMLGLRRSECALYDVDCDEVYPRLYIGDANSAKNKQYLRLIGVTHVLNTAEGTRFGQVDTGHSYYRDMSGIRCTFRYMGFPMIDQPTTDISRYFYIASKFIENGINSGGKVLVHCMMGMSRSATCVLAYLMIARKMTAAEAIRTVRMHRDIRPNEGFLQQLADLDNELKRDRLYY; encoded by the exons ATGGCGGAACAAACGACTGGGCGGCAGCTGCAGCGGATCCTTCACTACTCGGTCACACCGTGCCGGCCCATGCTGGGCCTTCGCCGTTCCGAATGTGCATTATATGACGTTGACTGTGATGAAGTTTACCCCCGGCTGTACATTGGCGATGC TAACTCAGCGAAGaacaaacagtatttacgGTTGATCGGTGTCACACACGTGCTAAACACGGCGGAAGGTACTCGCTTCGGGCAGGTTGACACGGGGCACAGCTACTACCGGGATATGTCCGGCATTAG GTGTACTTTTAGGTATATGGGCTTCCCGATGATTGACCAGCCGACGACGGACATCAGCCGGTACTTCTACATCGCCTCCAAGTTCATCGAGAATGGCATCAACAGTGGAG GTAAGGTGCTGGTCCACTGCATGATGGGCATGTCCCGATCGGCAACCTGCGTTCTAGCGTACCTAATGATTGCCCGCAAAATGACCGCGGCCGAAGCGATCCGTACCGTGCGGATGCATCGGGACATACGTCCGAACGAGGGCTTCCTGCAGCAGCTGGCCGATCTGGACAATGAGCTGAAACGGGACCGGTTGTACTATTGA
- the LOC118513624 gene encoding dual specificity protein phosphatase 3 isoform X3 — MAKTIKKYLTHYRNNDKMAEQTTGRQLQRILHYSVTPCRPMLGLRRSECALYDVDCDEVYPRLYIGDANSAKNKQYLRLIGVTHVLNTAEGTRFGQVDTGHSYYRDMSGIRYMGFPMIDQPTTDISRYFYIASKFIENGINSGGKVLVHCMMGMSRSATCVLAYLMIARKMTAAEAIRTVRMHRDIRPNEGFLQQLADLDNELKRDRLYY; from the exons ATGGCTAAAACCATCAAGAAG TATCTGACACACTACCGTAATAACGACAAAATGGCGGAACAAACGACTGGGCGGCAGCTGCAGCGGATCCTTCACTACTCGGTCACACCGTGCCGGCCCATGCTGGGCCTTCGCCGTTCCGAATGTGCATTATATGACGTTGACTGTGATGAAGTTTACCCCCGGCTGTACATTGGCGATGC TAACTCAGCGAAGaacaaacagtatttacgGTTGATCGGTGTCACACACGTGCTAAACACGGCGGAAGGTACTCGCTTCGGGCAGGTTGACACGGGGCACAGCTACTACCGGGATATGTCCGGCATTAG GTATATGGGCTTCCCGATGATTGACCAGCCGACGACGGACATCAGCCGGTACTTCTACATCGCCTCCAAGTTCATCGAGAATGGCATCAACAGTGGAG GTAAGGTGCTGGTCCACTGCATGATGGGCATGTCCCGATCGGCAACCTGCGTTCTAGCGTACCTAATGATTGCCCGCAAAATGACCGCGGCCGAAGCGATCCGTACCGTGCGGATGCATCGGGACATACGTCCGAACGAGGGCTTCCTGCAGCAGCTGGCCGATCTGGACAATGAGCTGAAACGGGACCGGTTGTACTATTGA
- the LOC118513624 gene encoding dual specificity protein phosphatase 3 isoform X6, protein MAEQTTGRQLQRILHYSVTPCRPMLGLRRSECALYDVDCDEVYPRLYIGDANSAKNKQYLRLIGVTHVLNTAEGTRFGQVDTGHSYYRDMSGIRYMGFPMIDQPTTDISRYFYIASKFIENGINSGGKVLVHCMMGMSRSATCVLAYLMIARKMTAAEAIRTVRMHRDIRPNEGFLQQLADLDNELKRDRLYY, encoded by the exons ATGGCGGAACAAACGACTGGGCGGCAGCTGCAGCGGATCCTTCACTACTCGGTCACACCGTGCCGGCCCATGCTGGGCCTTCGCCGTTCCGAATGTGCATTATATGACGTTGACTGTGATGAAGTTTACCCCCGGCTGTACATTGGCGATGC TAACTCAGCGAAGaacaaacagtatttacgGTTGATCGGTGTCACACACGTGCTAAACACGGCGGAAGGTACTCGCTTCGGGCAGGTTGACACGGGGCACAGCTACTACCGGGATATGTCCGGCATTAG GTATATGGGCTTCCCGATGATTGACCAGCCGACGACGGACATCAGCCGGTACTTCTACATCGCCTCCAAGTTCATCGAGAATGGCATCAACAGTGGAG GTAAGGTGCTGGTCCACTGCATGATGGGCATGTCCCGATCGGCAACCTGCGTTCTAGCGTACCTAATGATTGCCCGCAAAATGACCGCGGCCGAAGCGATCCGTACCGTGCGGATGCATCGGGACATACGTCCGAACGAGGGCTTCCTGCAGCAGCTGGCCGATCTGGACAATGAGCTGAAACGGGACCGGTTGTACTATTGA